One Festucalex cinctus isolate MCC-2025b chromosome 1, RoL_Fcin_1.0, whole genome shotgun sequence genomic region harbors:
- the cnpy1 gene encoding protein canopy-1, with amino-acid sequence MGRWILRMTMMFLFICCCWAKRDNMLYCSACRAIVDELNHSIDQVDPKKTINVGSFRLNPDGTMKDKKVPLARSEIHLSELLDAVCSSMSDYALHVDPDTQQKQYMRFVPRSTGDFPDLKNFQFDGPEAPNALKFACEVIVEELEDDIIALFSQNTDDAHKELCNIVSDYCNDNTNRNDEL; translated from the exons ATGGGCCGATGGATTCTTCGGATGACAATGATGTTTCTCTTCATCTGCTGCTGTTGGGCAAAGAGGGACAATATGTTATACTGTTCTG CTTGCCGTGCAATTGTAGATGAATTGAATCACTCAATCGACCAGGTGGACCCAAAGAAAACTATTAATGTTGGCAGCTTTAGACTCAATCCAGATGGAACCATGAAAGACAAAAAG GTACCGCTAGCTCGTTCCGAAATTCACCTCAGCGAGCTCTTGGATGCGGTTTGCAGCTCCATGAGTGACTACGCCCTCCACGTGGACCCTGACACCCAGCAAAAACAATACATGAGGTTTGTGCCTCGGAGCACTGGGGACTTCCCTGACCTTAAAAACTTCCAGTTCGATGGACCTGAAGCTCCCAATGCCTTGAAATTCGCA tgTGAAGTCATCGTAGAGGAGCTGGAGGATGATATCATCGCTCTTTTCAGCCAGAACACAGACGATGCGCACAAGGAGTTATGCAACATTGTCTCAG ACTACTGTAACGACAACACTAACAGAAACGATGAGCTATAG